A section of the Chryseobacterium ginsenosidimutans genome encodes:
- the fabF gene encoding beta-ketoacyl-ACP synthase II — MELKRVVVTGFGAITPIGNNAKEYWENLLKGESGAAPITLFDATNFKTKFACEVKNFNPLDHFDKKEAKKMDRNTQLGMVAAREAVSHSRIIEDNVDKNRVGVIWGSGIGGLETFETEVLGWANTDIPRFNPFFIPKMIADITPGHISIEYGFHGPNYTTVSACASSANALIDSKMLIQLGKADVIVCGGSEAAVTASGVGGFNAMMALSTRNDDPKTASRPFDKDRDGFVLGEGAGTIILEEYEHAVKRGATIYAELKGGGLSADAHHMTAPHPEGLGAYLVMKSCLEDAGLTADEVDHINMHGTSTPLGDIAESNAISRLLGEHAFDIQINSTKSMTGHLLGAAGVIEAIAALGTIIHGIVPPTINHFTDDENIDSRLNFTFNEAAKKDVKVAMSNTFGFGGHNACVLFTKI; from the coding sequence ATGGAATTAAAAAGAGTAGTTGTAACCGGTTTTGGAGCAATAACGCCGATTGGGAATAATGCAAAAGAATACTGGGAAAATCTTCTAAAAGGTGAGAGCGGTGCCGCTCCGATTACTCTTTTTGATGCCACAAACTTTAAAACAAAGTTCGCTTGCGAAGTGAAAAATTTCAATCCATTAGACCATTTCGATAAGAAAGAGGCTAAAAAAATGGATAGAAATACTCAGCTTGGGATGGTTGCTGCAAGAGAAGCAGTATCACATTCAAGAATTATTGAAGACAATGTAGACAAAAACAGAGTCGGAGTAATCTGGGGATCAGGAATCGGAGGTTTAGAGACTTTCGAAACTGAAGTTTTAGGATGGGCAAATACGGATATTCCGAGATTCAACCCTTTCTTTATCCCTAAAATGATTGCTGATATCACTCCCGGACATATTTCTATAGAATATGGTTTCCATGGGCCGAATTATACAACTGTTTCTGCATGTGCGTCTTCAGCAAATGCTTTAATTGATTCTAAAATGCTGATCCAATTAGGAAAAGCAGACGTAATTGTATGTGGGGGCTCTGAAGCAGCCGTTACAGCAAGTGGTGTCGGTGGATTCAATGCAATGATGGCACTTTCTACAAGAAATGATGATCCTAAAACAGCTTCAAGACCTTTTGACAAAGACAGAGATGGATTTGTATTGGGAGAAGGAGCAGGAACTATCATTCTTGAGGAATATGAGCACGCTGTAAAACGTGGTGCTACAATCTATGCAGAATTAAAAGGTGGAGGTCTTAGTGCGGATGCACATCATATGACAGCACCTCATCCTGAAGGTTTAGGAGCTTATCTGGTAATGAAAAGTTGTTTGGAAGATGCAGGCTTAACTGCTGATGAAGTAGATCACATCAATATGCATGGTACATCTACTCCATTAGGAGACATTGCGGAATCTAATGCAATTTCAAGATTATTAGGAGAGCATGCTTTCGACATTCAGATTAATTCTACAAAATCAATGACTGGTCACCTTTTGGGTGCTGCCGGAGTTATTGAAGCTATTGCTGCGTTGGGAACTATTATTCATGGTATCGTTCCTCCTACCATCAACCATTTTACTGATGACGAAAATATCGACAGCAGACTGAATTTCACATTCAATGAAGCTGCGAAAAAAGATGTAAAAGTAGCCATGAGCAATACTTTCGGGTTTGGTGGGCATAACGCTTGCGTTCTATTTACGAAAATCTAA
- a CDS encoding IPExxxVDY family protein: protein MEIQKLYDLEDIEFEDITIGLVRLAKNVPDYEFFYKVNTINDLTFKRIEDLILHGSYYDHYFPRFEAYHKFTKTCFTFISNRSSESKQKKLQTELFSQEENIKFLLNNQVEVQYILHSSEQFPDFSVILLPENLVFPIQDYTLGSEEELYQIIQYYE from the coding sequence TTGGAAATTCAAAAACTTTATGATCTTGAAGATATAGAATTTGAAGATATTACCATAGGACTGGTAAGATTAGCAAAAAATGTACCCGATTATGAGTTTTTTTATAAAGTAAATACAATAAACGACCTGACTTTTAAAAGGATTGAAGATCTCATTCTTCACGGGTCTTATTATGATCATTATTTTCCGAGATTTGAAGCTTATCACAAGTTTACAAAAACATGTTTTACTTTCATTTCAAACAGATCTTCTGAAAGTAAACAAAAAAAATTACAGACTGAACTCTTCTCACAAGAAGAAAACATTAAATTTTTATTAAATAATCAGGTAGAAGTGCAATATATTTTGCATAGTTCGGAACAGTTTCCTGATTTTTCCGTAATTTTGCTCCCTGAAAATCTTGTGTTTCCAATTCAAGATTACACACTAGGTTCTGAAGAAGAACTTTATCAAATTATCCAGTATTATGAATAA
- a CDS encoding acyl carrier protein, producing MSDIASRVKAIIADKLDVEETEVTPEASFTNDLGADSLDTVELIMEFEKEFNIQIPDDQAEKITTVGHAIAYIEEVVNK from the coding sequence ATGTCAGACATTGCATCAAGAGTAAAAGCTATCATCGCTGATAAGCTTGACGTTGAAGAAACAGAAGTAACTCCAGAGGCTAGCTTCACAAACGATTTAGGAGCAGATTCTTTGGATACGGTTGAACTTATTATGGAATTTGAAAAGGAATTCAATATTCAAATCCCTGATGATCAAGCTGAAAAAATTACTACTGTAGGTCACGCTATCGCTTATATCGAAGAAGTAGTAAATAAATAA
- the rnc gene encoding ribonuclease III — protein MELKKYFSKFLLKQRKRKLTERDYFLSVQLSKILGTEVQNIAFYREAFSLKNSSKNKDSNYERLEFLGDSVLGTIISCHLFHTYPHANEGYLTQMKSKIVNRKNLNKLGEDLKLTDFLQKQNSVALGENISGNLFEALIGAIYLDFQYDTCKRIILERLLTATEINKLENKIVSYKGLLLEWSQKKKVNIKYETCEEIQVNKSIVFRCHVWLGEEKIANATETSKKKAEEKSAQRAFYILNKKENILGNSKTL, from the coding sequence ATGGAGTTAAAGAAATACTTTTCTAAATTCCTTCTCAAACAAAGAAAAAGAAAATTAACGGAGAGAGATTACTTTCTCAGTGTTCAACTCAGCAAAATACTTGGTACTGAGGTACAAAATATTGCGTTTTACCGTGAAGCTTTTTCTTTAAAAAACTCTTCTAAAAATAAGGACAGTAATTACGAAAGGCTTGAATTTTTAGGAGATTCTGTTTTGGGTACAATTATTTCTTGTCATTTGTTTCATACCTATCCTCATGCTAATGAAGGATATTTAACACAAATGAAATCTAAGATTGTTAATAGGAAAAATCTCAATAAATTAGGAGAAGACTTAAAACTTACTGACTTTTTGCAAAAGCAAAATTCTGTAGCTTTAGGTGAAAACATCTCTGGAAATTTATTTGAAGCTTTAATTGGTGCTATTTATCTGGATTTCCAATATGATACCTGTAAAAGGATTATCTTGGAGAGACTTCTGACAGCAACCGAAATTAACAAGCTTGAGAATAAAATTGTGAGCTACAAAGGTCTTCTGCTCGAATGGAGCCAGAAGAAAAAAGTGAATATAAAGTATGAAACCTGCGAGGAAATTCAGGTAAATAAGTCGATTGTTTTCCGTTGTCATGTTTGGCTTGGAGAAGAAAAAATCGCTAATGCCACGGAAACTTCTAAGAAAAAAGCAGAAGAAAAATCTGCACAGAGAGCATTTTATATTTTAAATAAAAAAGAAAATATACTTGGAAATTCAAAAACTTTATGA
- a CDS encoding thermonuclease family protein, which produces MKKFIYIKLLLISTLIFSQTKGKIIKIKDGDTVVVLLSDKTQETLRLAEVDCPENSQAFGKNAKQFTSSQVFGETVMFYRIGKDRYRRTIAKIFYGNEKYLSAEIIKAGFGWWYFKASKNIELYNLQNLAKEKKLGLWVDNNAMAPWDFRKSKRKVNTIQNNKGHSESSKQSSKNQIFYRVLQNRDHRI; this is translated from the coding sequence ATGAAAAAATTCATTTATATAAAATTACTTTTAATTTCTACTTTAATTTTCTCACAAACAAAAGGAAAGATAATTAAGATAAAAGATGGCGACACGGTTGTTGTTTTATTATCAGATAAAACTCAGGAAACATTAAGATTGGCAGAAGTAGATTGCCCTGAAAACAGCCAGGCATTCGGAAAAAATGCAAAACAGTTTACAAGTTCACAGGTTTTTGGAGAAACAGTAATGTTTTATAGAATCGGAAAAGATAGATACAGGAGAACGATCGCGAAAATTTTCTATGGAAACGAAAAGTATCTTTCTGCGGAAATTATAAAAGCTGGTTTTGGATGGTGGTATTTTAAGGCATCTAAAAATATTGAACTCTATAACTTGCAAAATCTCGCGAAGGAGAAGAAGCTGGGTTTATGGGTAGATAATAATGCAATGGCGCCATGGGATTTTAGGAAAAGTAAGAGAAAAGTTAATACTATACAAAATAATAAAGGACATTCAGAAAGCTCTAAGCAATCTTCAAAAAATCAGATATTTTACAGAGTTCTGCAAAATAGAGACCATAGAATTTGA